In Alphaproteobacteria bacterium, a single window of DNA contains:
- the rpmE gene encoding 50S ribosomal protein L31: MKANIHPDYHTIKVVMTDGTEYTTRSTYGKEGDVLRLDVDPTTHPAWTGGTGAIRQTGQMEKFSNRFGGLDFSSKKKAAS, translated from the coding sequence GCAAATATTCATCCCGATTATCATACTATCAAAGTAGTGATGACTGATGGCACCGAATACACAACCCGCTCTACCTATGGTAAAGAAGGCGATGTATTGCGTTTAGATGTAGATCCCACCACCCATCCTGCATGGACAGGCGGCACGGGCGCTATACGTCAAACCGGCCAGATGGAAAAATTCTCCAACCGTTTTGGCGGCTTGGATTTTTCGAGCAAGAAAAAAGCAGCAAGCTAA